TCGCGGCGTCGACGACGTCCTCGGCGACACGCTCGGGCTCGACTGCCCCGAACCCGCCGCCGCCGATGGCGTCGTAGTCCTCGACGAGATCGTAGAAGGACTCGTAGGCGCCCGAGCGGTCGAGGCCGTCTATCTCGGACTCGACGCGGTCCTCGAAGCCGGTCTCGACGGGGCCGGGCTCGATCAGCGAGACGGTGATCCCGTACTCGCGGACCTCGTTGCGGAGGGCGTCGCTCATCGCCTCCAGCGCGTGCTTCGAGCCGCAGTAGACGCCGCCGCCGGGGAACGAGACCCGGCCGGCCGCCGAGGAGACGTTCACGATGGCGCCGTCCTCGCGGCGGCGCATCGCGGGCAGCACCTCGCGGATCAGCCGGTGGGGGCCGTACACGTTCACCTCGAACTGGTCGCGGACGGTGTCGGTCGGCACGTCCTCGATCGGTCCGAACTGGCCGTAGCCGGCGTTGTTTACGAGCGCGTCGATTCGACCCTCCTCGTCGAGGATCCGGTCGACGACGCGTTCGATGTCGTCCCCGTCGGTCACGTCGAGCGTCGCGATCTTGCAGTCGTCGTGGTCGCCGAGCGTCTGGATGTCGGCCGGGTTTCGCGCGGTCGCGTACACCGTCCACTCCTCCTCGAGGAACGCCTCGGCGCTCGCCCGCCCGATGCCGGACGAGCACCCCGTGATGAGCACGGTCCTGGTCATGTCAGCGCCCTCGGGGGCCCCGAAGTTAACTCCCGCCGTCTCGTCGCCGGGTCGTATCGGCCGA
This genomic stretch from Halobaculum roseum harbors:
- a CDS encoding SDR family oxidoreductase, yielding MTRTVLITGCSSGIGRASAEAFLEEEWTVYATARNPADIQTLGDHDDCKIATLDVTDGDDIERVVDRILDEEGRIDALVNNAGYGQFGPIEDVPTDTVRDQFEVNVYGPHRLIREVLPAMRRREDGAIVNVSSAAGRVSFPGGGVYCGSKHALEAMSDALRNEVREYGITVSLIEPGPVETGFEDRVESEIDGLDRSGAYESFYDLVEDYDAIGGGGFGAVEPERVAEDVVDAASSTKPPARYPVGPLATVAEIGRLVPTRIADSLWSFASKLS